In the Desulfovibrio sp. X2 genome, CCCTGATCCGCTGCATCAACCGGCTCGAGGACTACCAGCAGGGTGAGATCGTCATCGAGGGCAAGAACATCAAGGACGCGGACGTGAACATCAACCGTCTGCGCAGCGAGATAGGCATCGTCTTCCAGCAGTTCAACCTTTATCCGCATCTCTCGGTCCTTCGGAACATCACCCTGGCTCCGACCAAGGTCAAGGACGTCTCCAGGGACGAAGCCGAGACCGTGGCGCTCGAACTGCTCGAGCGCGTGGGCATCCACGACCAGGCCCTCAAGTTCCCGGCCGAACTTTCAGGCGGCCAGCAGCAGCGTGTGGCCATCGCCCGCGCCCTGGCCATGAAGCCCAAGATCATGCTTTTCGACGAGCCCACCTCGGCGCTCGACCCCGAGATGATCAACGAGGTCCTCTCGGTCATGAAGGACCTCGCCCGCGACGGCATGACCATGCTCTGCGTGACCCACGAGATGGGCTTCGCCCGCGAGGTCTCGGACCGCGTCATCTTCATGGACGCCGGAGAGGTCATCGAGCAGGGACCGCCGGACGAGTTCTTCCGCAATCCGCGTCACGAACGCACCCGTGCGTTTCTCAGGGAGATACTGTAGCCGGAAGTCCCGGCCGCAACACTTCAAACACGCAAGGAGGTCGGTCCCATGCGCAGAATCACGTTCATCCTGGCTGCGGTCCTCTGCCTGGTCATGGCCGCGGGCGCCGTTGCCCACGCGGGCAAGCTGGAAGAGATCAAGCAGCGCGGCACGCTCATCTGCGGCGTCAAGGACTCCGTCGTGCCCTTCGGCTTCGTGGACGAGAAGACCAACCAGCTGGTCGGCTTCGACGTGGACATCTGCAAGTACATCGCAGACAAGCTGGGCGTGAAGCTCGAGCTCAAGCCCGTCACCTCCGCCACCCGCATCCCCATGCTCACCCAGGGCTCCGTGGACCTGGTGGCCGCCACCATGACCCACAAGTTCGAGCGTGACGACGTCATCGACTTCTCCATCACCTACTTCATGGACGGCCAGAAGCTGCTCGTGAAGAAGGGCTCCGGCATCAAGTCCGCCGCTGACCTGAAGGGCAAGAAGGTCGGCACTGCCAAGGGTTCCACCTCCGAGCAGAACATCAAGGACGCGCAGCCCGACTGCCAGGTCATCTCCTTCGAGGGCTACCCGCAGGCCTTCCTGGCTCTGAAGCAGGGCAAGGTCGCCGCCGTGACCACGGACTCGACCATCCTGCTGGGCCTGAAGAACAGCGACGAGAACCCGAACGAGTGGGAGATCGTGGGCGACTACATCTCCGCCGAGCCCTACGGCCTCGGCCTGCCCGAGAACGACTCCAAGTTCCGCGACTTCGTGAACAAGTCCCTGGCCGAGATGTGGATCTCCGGCGACTACGCCAAGACCTACAACAAGTGGTTCGGCAAGGATACCAAGTACTACCTGCCCCTGACCTGGAAGATGGAAATCTGGCCCATGTAGGGGTCTTTTTCGGGCGGGACGCATAAGCGTCCCGCCCGTTTCCCGCAACCCGAAAACACAAAGCAGCGCGCGTGGCCTACTCATTCGACTGGAATCTCGTCCTGCACGGCAAGTACGGACAGTGGATCCTCGAGGGCACCCTCAAGACGCTCCACATCTCGGCCGTGGCCATCCTCTTCTCCGTGCTCCTGGGCACCCTCATCGCCGTGTTCAGGCTGTCCCGGGTCAGGGTTCTCGAGTGGATAGCGCTGGCCTTCACGGAATTCTTCCGCAACACCCCGCTGCTGGTGCAGATCTTTTTCTGGTATTTCGGCTCAGCGGCGGTCCTGCCCGATTTCGTCAACCAGTGGCTCTACAACCACGATTTCGAGTTCGCGGCCGGAGTCATCGCCCTCACCGTCTATACCGCGGCCTTCATCGCCGAGGAGATCCGCTCGGGCATCTTCTCCATCCCGAAGACCCAGCTCGAGGCCTCGCGCGCCTGCGGCCTGTCCTTCCTGCAGGCCATGCGCTACGTCATCCTGCCGCAGGCCTTCAGGATCATCGTGCCGCCGCTCATCTCGCAGTTCCTGAACCTGATCAAGAACTCCTCGCTGTGCATGACCATCGGCGTCATGGAGCTGACCTACATGACGCGCCAGATCGAGTCCTACACCTTCCACGGCTTCGAGGCGTTCACCGTGGCCACGCTCATCTATCTGGTGATCTCGCTCGTGGTCTCCCTCGTCATCACACAGTACAACCGCCTCTTCCTCAGGCAGATCCGGTACTAACGGGCCGGAAGCGAAGCTCAGGAGACCTCGAAGGTGCATTGGAACGTCGTCGCCAACAATTTTGATTACTTCCTCTGGGGAGCCTACCCCAGGGGACCGCTCGGCGGGCTCGCCCTGTCCATCCTGCTTGCCGCGGGCGGCATTTTCGGCGCTTTCTGGATCGGCCTGCTGGCCGGTCTCGGACGGCTCTCGCGCGCGCTCTGGATCAAGCTGCCCGCCGTCCTCTACATCGAGATCGTGCGCGGCATCCCGCTGCTCCTCATGATCTTCTGGTTCTACTTCCTCGGCCCGGTGCTCTTCGGCGAGGCCATGCCCGCGACCACCAGC is a window encoding:
- a CDS encoding amino acid ABC transporter ATP-binding protein, with translation MALIDIRSLNKWYGDFHVLKNINETVEKGEVLVICGPSGSGKSTLIRCINRLEDYQQGEIVIEGKNIKDADVNINRLRSEIGIVFQQFNLYPHLSVLRNITLAPTKVKDVSRDEAETVALELLERVGIHDQALKFPAELSGGQQQRVAIARALAMKPKIMLFDEPTSALDPEMINEVLSVMKDLARDGMTMLCVTHEMGFAREVSDRVIFMDAGEVIEQGPPDEFFRNPRHERTRAFLREIL
- a CDS encoding ABC transporter substrate-binding protein — encoded protein: MRRITFILAAVLCLVMAAGAVAHAGKLEEIKQRGTLICGVKDSVVPFGFVDEKTNQLVGFDVDICKYIADKLGVKLELKPVTSATRIPMLTQGSVDLVAATMTHKFERDDVIDFSITYFMDGQKLLVKKGSGIKSAADLKGKKVGTAKGSTSEQNIKDAQPDCQVISFEGYPQAFLALKQGKVAAVTTDSTILLGLKNSDENPNEWEIVGDYISAEPYGLGLPENDSKFRDFVNKSLAEMWISGDYAKTYNKWFGKDTKYYLPLTWKMEIWPM
- a CDS encoding amino acid ABC transporter permease codes for the protein MAYSFDWNLVLHGKYGQWILEGTLKTLHISAVAILFSVLLGTLIAVFRLSRVRVLEWIALAFTEFFRNTPLLVQIFFWYFGSAAVLPDFVNQWLYNHDFEFAAGVIALTVYTAAFIAEEIRSGIFSIPKTQLEASRACGLSFLQAMRYVILPQAFRIIVPPLISQFLNLIKNSSLCMTIGVMELTYMTRQIESYTFHGFEAFTVATLIYLVISLVVSLVITQYNRLFLRQIRY